One genomic segment of Intestinimonas butyriciproducens includes these proteins:
- the priA gene encoding replication restart helicase PriA, translating into MEHVSIARVALAAATYAIDRPYDYQIPQELEGRAAPGVRVIVPFGAGNRRTEGLILALTDETRLEKKIKAVLTVLDDAPVLGADGIKLALWVRDRFFCTVYDAARAMLPAGLWFSIQDSYRVAEGVDRERSYDAAGRSDHARRILDLIWAAGGSAELGQIRAALGTKDPNPALRQLTEQGILVLETSASRGVGDKTEQVAALALPAEEALALVTPKRKTAPLRYAVVELLCGLGSAASKEICYFTGASPATLRALAKSGILTLEKREVFRRVSAGEVEPAAPPVLNQEQQTAFLHLDALARAEKPAVALLYGVTGSGKTQVYISLIRAALDRGESAMVLVPEIALTPQLLRIFSAHFGENIAVLHSSLRAGERYDEWKRVRSGRARVVLGTRSAVFAPLKDLGLIILDEEQEASYKSENTPRYHARDVAKYRCARNGGLLVLGSATPSIETMYLAKSGVYHMVTLSRRYNEHALPHVFVTDMKEALRSGNGTSISARLHRELASNLERGEQSILFLNRRGASRMVSCGECGAVPTCPRCSVHLTYHSANGRLMCHYCGHSERLPDHCPECGGALNFIGVGTQKVQEELESLFPGVEVLRMDTDTISASQSHEALLSRFEKEKIPILVGTQMVAKGLDFENVTLVGVIAADLALYVDSFRAAERTFSLLTQVVGRAGRGGKTGRAVIQTYTPDNDVIRYAAAQDYDNFFEQEIDLRRLMEYPPFRDLFVLTASGLNEVSVLRACQQLRRSLERWIAAWPSPENRPRLLGPAPAAVAKVNHRYRYRLTLMCQNTKEVRGLLAQMLRAANSDKENRGVSIFADVNPYD; encoded by the coding sequence ATGGAGCATGTCAGTATCGCCCGGGTGGCCCTTGCCGCGGCGACCTATGCGATCGACAGGCCCTATGACTATCAGATTCCCCAGGAGCTGGAAGGACGCGCCGCCCCGGGAGTACGGGTCATTGTCCCTTTTGGAGCGGGAAACCGCCGTACAGAGGGATTGATCTTGGCCCTGACAGACGAAACCCGTCTGGAAAAGAAGATAAAGGCTGTCCTTACCGTTTTGGATGATGCGCCGGTGCTGGGTGCCGATGGCATCAAGCTGGCGCTCTGGGTCCGCGACCGTTTTTTCTGCACGGTCTATGACGCGGCACGCGCCATGCTTCCTGCCGGACTGTGGTTTTCCATTCAGGACAGTTACCGTGTGGCGGAAGGTGTAGACCGGGAGCGATCCTATGATGCGGCCGGCCGCTCCGACCATGCACGGCGGATTCTGGATCTGATTTGGGCCGCCGGCGGCTCCGCCGAATTGGGACAGATCAGAGCGGCTTTGGGGACCAAAGATCCAAATCCAGCGCTCCGCCAACTCACCGAGCAGGGGATACTGGTCCTGGAGACCAGCGCCTCCCGCGGCGTGGGGGACAAGACCGAACAGGTAGCCGCGCTAGCCCTTCCAGCGGAGGAGGCGTTGGCTTTGGTGACGCCCAAGCGAAAGACCGCTCCGCTGCGTTACGCTGTGGTAGAACTTCTCTGTGGGCTCGGGAGCGCGGCATCCAAGGAGATCTGCTATTTTACCGGAGCATCCCCCGCCACCCTGCGCGCCTTGGCGAAAAGCGGGATCTTGACGCTGGAAAAGCGCGAGGTATTCCGACGTGTGTCTGCGGGCGAAGTCGAGCCGGCGGCACCGCCGGTCCTCAATCAGGAGCAGCAGACAGCCTTTCTGCACTTGGACGCACTTGCCCGGGCGGAAAAGCCGGCGGTGGCGCTTTTATACGGCGTCACCGGGAGTGGTAAGACCCAGGTCTATATCAGCCTCATCCGTGCGGCGCTGGACCGTGGCGAATCTGCTATGGTGCTGGTGCCCGAGATCGCCCTGACGCCCCAGCTCCTGCGTATCTTCTCCGCCCACTTCGGGGAAAATATTGCCGTTCTTCACAGCTCACTGAGAGCAGGGGAGCGGTATGACGAGTGGAAACGGGTCCGCTCCGGCCGGGCCCGTGTCGTGCTGGGCACCCGCTCCGCTGTGTTCGCGCCGCTGAAAGATCTGGGCCTCATTATCCTGGATGAAGAGCAGGAGGCCTCTTATAAATCAGAAAATACGCCCCGGTACCATGCCAGGGACGTGGCCAAATATCGTTGCGCCAGGAATGGAGGGCTGCTGGTGCTCGGGTCCGCCACGCCGTCTATAGAGACCATGTATCTGGCAAAGAGCGGAGTCTACCATATGGTTACCCTCTCCCGCCGCTATAATGAGCACGCCCTTCCCCATGTCTTTGTCACTGATATGAAGGAGGCGCTTCGCAGCGGAAACGGTACCTCCATCAGTGCGCGCCTGCACAGGGAACTGGCATCCAATCTGGAACGCGGAGAGCAGAGCATTCTGTTCTTGAACCGGAGGGGGGCCAGCCGTATGGTCTCCTGTGGGGAGTGTGGCGCCGTTCCCACATGCCCAAGGTGCTCTGTCCATCTCACATATCATTCAGCCAATGGGCGGCTGATGTGCCACTATTGCGGCCATTCTGAACGGCTGCCGGACCACTGTCCAGAGTGTGGTGGTGCCCTCAATTTTATCGGAGTCGGAACACAGAAGGTCCAGGAGGAGCTGGAGTCGTTGTTTCCAGGGGTGGAAGTTCTGAGAATGGATACCGATACCATTTCCGCCTCTCAGTCCCATGAGGCGTTGCTCTCCAGATTTGAAAAGGAGAAGATTCCCATCCTGGTTGGGACACAGATGGTGGCGAAAGGCTTGGATTTCGAAAATGTAACTCTGGTGGGTGTCATCGCGGCTGACCTTGCCCTGTATGTCGATTCCTTTCGCGCCGCGGAGCGGACCTTTTCTCTGCTTACACAGGTGGTCGGCCGGGCGGGGCGAGGCGGAAAGACGGGGCGGGCGGTCATTCAGACCTATACGCCCGACAACGACGTGATCCGATATGCGGCGGCTCAGGATTACGACAACTTTTTTGAACAGGAGATCGACCTGAGAAGATTGATGGAGTACCCACCTTTCCGGGACCTCTTCGTGCTCACGGCATCGGGGCTGAACGAGGTTTCGGTGCTCAGAGCCTGCCAGCAGCTTCGGCGCAGCCTGGAGCGATGGATCGCCGCCTGGCCTTCCCCGGAAAACCGCCCCAGACTTTTGGGGCCCGCTCCTGCAGCGGTGGCCAAGGTCAACCACCGCTATCGCTATCGCCTGACCTTGATGTGCCAAAATACCAAGGAGGTGCGGGGGCTCTTGGCGCAGATGCTGCGCGCAGCGAACAGTGATAAAGAAAACAGGGGCGTATCCATATTCGCGGATGTGAACCCCTATGATTAG
- the rpoZ gene encoding DNA-directed RNA polymerase subunit omega codes for MMLYPAMKDLLKQVPSRYQLVNVVAHRAREIAADADEQGYPLNDKPVSIAIREIAEGKVDLSVPEQH; via the coding sequence ATGATGCTCTATCCCGCAATGAAAGATCTGCTCAAGCAGGTGCCCAGCCGCTATCAATTGGTGAACGTGGTGGCCCACAGGGCCCGTGAGATCGCCGCCGATGCCGACGAGCAGGGCTATCCCCTCAACGATAAGCCGGTGTCCATCGCCATCCGTGAGATTGCCGAGGGCAAGGTGGATTTGAGCGTACCGGAACAGCATTGA
- the gmk gene encoding guanylate kinase produces the protein MALKKKAKGQLIVLSGPSGVGKSTVIAELLGQRQDIHFSVSFTTRKPRVGEANGVNYNFVERDEFERMIADGELLEHAEYVNNYYGTSLKVIQEKLDAGIDVLLDIEVQGAAKVRSKCPDAVLIFIIPPSFEELSRRLRGRNTDSEEVIAGRLQKAREEYKQIPKYDYLVVNDKVSAAAEEIISILIAEDCRTKNRIHLIEGV, from the coding sequence ATGGCTCTGAAAAAGAAAGCCAAGGGACAGCTCATCGTCCTGTCCGGTCCCTCCGGTGTGGGGAAGAGCACGGTGATCGCCGAACTCCTCGGACAGAGGCAGGACATCCACTTTTCCGTCTCCTTCACCACCCGAAAGCCGCGGGTGGGGGAGGCAAACGGCGTCAACTACAACTTTGTGGAACGGGACGAGTTTGAACGCATGATTGCTGACGGCGAACTGCTGGAGCATGCAGAGTATGTCAACAACTATTACGGCACCTCTCTGAAAGTCATCCAGGAAAAGCTGGACGCCGGCATCGACGTGCTTTTGGATATCGAAGTCCAGGGTGCGGCCAAGGTGAGGAGCAAATGTCCCGACGCCGTTTTGATTTTCATTATTCCGCCCTCTTTTGAGGAGCTCTCCCGGCGCCTCCGCGGTCGAAATACGGACAGCGAAGAGGTCATAGCCGGACGGCTCCAAAAGGCGAGGGAAGAATATAAGCAGATACCCAAATACGATTATCTGGTGGTCAACGACAAGGTATCCGCCGCTGCGGAGGAGATCATCTCCATCCTGATCGCGGAGGATTGCCGGACCAAGAACCGCATCCATCTCATAGAAGGAGTGTGA
- the remA gene encoding extracellular matrix/biofilm regulator RemA: MKLINIGFGNMVSASRLIAIVSPESAPIKRMIQEARERGVLIDATYGRRTRAVLVMDSDHIVLSAIQPETVAGRLSGGRDAADPIPEEDED; encoded by the coding sequence ATGAAGCTCATCAACATTGGATTTGGCAACATGGTCTCCGCCAGCCGGCTGATTGCCATCGTAAGTCCGGAGTCGGCGCCCATCAAGCGGATGATACAGGAGGCCCGGGAGCGCGGTGTGCTCATCGACGCAACCTATGGCCGACGTACTCGGGCCGTACTGGTTATGGACAGCGACCACATCGTTCTTTCGGCAATCCAGCCGGAGACGGTGGCCGGCCGCTTGAGCGGCGGCAGGGATGCCGCGGATCCCATACCGGAGGAGGACGAGGACTGA
- a CDS encoding YicC/YloC family endoribonuclease codes for MTGYGRGEAVLNDRTITVEVRSVNNRYLDCTVKMPRAYMFAEDAIKSTVQRSISRGKVDIFVTINSTKADGVIVSLNRPVADGYYAALTELRDTYGLRDDISLSLLSRFQDVFFVEKAPEDVEAVAADICAVLDMALQDFNGMREREGAKLSADILSRAGTIEALTAQVEAQSPKTVAEYRGRLENKMKEVLQNTQIDESRILTEAAIFADKVAVDEETVRLHSHLSQLRTLLEQDGPMGRKLDFLIQEFNREANTIGSKCNDLETARHVIDIKAEIEKIREQVQNIE; via the coding sequence ATGACCGGCTATGGCAGGGGAGAGGCGGTTTTGAACGACCGAACCATTACAGTGGAGGTCCGTTCCGTCAACAACCGTTACCTGGATTGTACCGTCAAGATGCCTCGTGCCTATATGTTTGCGGAGGATGCGATTAAAAGCACCGTCCAGCGCAGTATTTCCAGGGGGAAGGTAGATATTTTCGTCACCATCAACAGCACCAAGGCGGATGGAGTGATCGTCAGCCTGAACCGGCCGGTGGCCGACGGCTATTATGCCGCGCTTACAGAGCTTCGAGACACCTATGGGCTCCGGGACGACATTTCCCTGTCCCTGCTGTCTCGGTTTCAGGACGTGTTTTTTGTGGAGAAGGCCCCCGAGGACGTGGAGGCCGTCGCGGCGGATATCTGTGCCGTACTGGATATGGCTCTGCAGGACTTCAATGGCATGCGGGAGCGGGAGGGCGCCAAGCTCTCTGCCGATATTCTCTCCCGAGCCGGAACCATTGAGGCGCTGACGGCCCAGGTGGAGGCACAGTCCCCTAAAACCGTAGCGGAGTATCGCGGCAGGCTCGAGAACAAAATGAAGGAAGTCCTCCAGAACACCCAAATCGATGAGAGCCGCATCCTCACGGAGGCCGCCATTTTTGCTGATAAAGTCGCCGTTGATGAGGAGACCGTGCGTCTGCACAGTCATCTCTCTCAACTGCGCACGTTGTTGGAGCAGGACGGACCGATGGGGCGGAAGTTGGATTTTCTCATTCAGGAGTTCAATCGTGAGGCAAACACCATCGGCTCCAAATGCAATGACTTGGAGACTGCTCGACATGTCATCGACATCAAGGCAGAAATCGAGAAGATCCGGGAGCAGGTCCAGAATATCGAGTGA
- a CDS encoding J domain-containing protein, whose amino-acid sequence MNDPYSVLGVDSNASDEEIKRAYRELARKYHPDNYQNNPLADLAEEKMKEINEAYDAINKMRSGGTSSAYQSSYQQQTTYQQQSRSYSAGSTIYARVRQSINLGNLSQAEQLLQSAPTQDAEWHFLMGSIAYRKGWLDEAMQQYQIAVNMEPGNPEYRQAYNMMQRGGQAYRPYGYAGGADSCDCCTTMLCLNCLCGGCGN is encoded by the coding sequence ATGAACGATCCGTATAGCGTACTGGGCGTCGATTCCAACGCCAGTGATGAAGAGATCAAGCGGGCCTATCGAGAACTGGCCCGAAAATACCATCCGGATAACTACCAGAACAATCCGCTGGCGGACCTCGCTGAGGAAAAAATGAAGGAGATCAACGAGGCTTACGATGCCATCAACAAAATGCGCTCGGGCGGAACTTCATCCGCTTATCAGTCCTCTTACCAACAGCAGACGACCTATCAGCAGCAGAGCCGTTCCTACTCCGCCGGAAGTACCATCTACGCCCGCGTGCGGCAATCCATCAATCTGGGAAACTTGAGTCAGGCGGAACAGCTCCTTCAGTCTGCCCCCACACAGGATGCCGAATGGCACTTTCTCATGGGGAGTATCGCCTACCGCAAGGGCTGGCTGGATGAAGCCATGCAGCAGTATCAGATTGCCGTCAATATGGAGCCGGGGAACCCGGAATACCGGCAGGCCTACAACATGATGCAGCGGGGAGGACAGGCCTATCGGCCCTATGGGTATGCCGGGGGGGCGGACTCCTGTGACTGCTGCACCACCATGTTGTGTCTGAACTGCCTGTGCGGCGGCTGCGGCAACTGA
- a CDS encoding DUF5685 family protein produces MFGYVVPLRGELKVWELDAYQAAYCGLCHTLGRRYSFLPRLLLSYDFVFLAMLLSTESARPVTQRRRCIACPIKGKQVCRESLGLDIAADESVILTYWKLMDGVADASFWKGLPSRLLVFLLRPSYHRAAKRRPDFDSQTAACLEELRFLEKERSGSLDRTADTFARILRAAAPSTGTSDRDRAVGQLLYHVGRWIYLTDAWDDLAEDRSRGTYNPVAARWPDGPEGHREELRTTLRHSLNLAVSACHLTDFGPWSGIVLNILCLGLPMVEESVFRGEWRKRKKETNGRMSYERSV; encoded by the coding sequence ATGTTCGGGTATGTAGTCCCGCTCAGAGGAGAGCTCAAGGTGTGGGAGCTGGATGCCTATCAGGCGGCCTATTGCGGACTCTGCCATACGTTGGGACGCCGTTACAGCTTTTTGCCCCGGCTGCTGCTCAGCTATGATTTTGTATTTCTGGCGATGCTCCTTTCGACAGAGAGCGCCCGCCCTGTAACGCAGCGGCGGCGCTGTATCGCTTGCCCCATCAAGGGCAAGCAGGTCTGCCGGGAAAGCCTCGGCTTGGATATCGCTGCCGATGAGAGCGTGATTCTCACCTATTGGAAGCTGATGGACGGGGTGGCGGACGCCTCTTTCTGGAAGGGACTGCCCTCGCGTCTCCTGGTGTTTCTGCTCCGTCCGTCCTATCACCGCGCCGCCAAGCGGCGCCCCGATTTTGACAGCCAGACGGCGGCATGTCTTGAAGAACTGAGATTTTTGGAGAAAGAGCGCTCCGGCTCCTTGGACCGTACGGCGGATACCTTTGCCCGCATTCTGCGGGCGGCAGCGCCAAGCACTGGAACAAGTGACCGTGACCGGGCGGTGGGGCAGCTTCTCTACCACGTCGGCCGCTGGATCTATTTGACAGATGCTTGGGACGACCTGGCGGAGGACCGAAGTCGGGGAACCTACAATCCCGTGGCCGCCCGCTGGCCGGACGGCCCGGAGGGACACAGAGAGGAATTGCGGACCACGTTGCGCCACTCCTTGAACCTGGCGGTGTCTGCCTGCCACTTAACGGATTTTGGCCCCTGGAGTGGAATCGTCCTCAATATTCTCTGCCTGGGACTTCCCATGGTGGAGGAATCCGTATTTCGGGGCGAATGGCGCAAGCGCAAGAAAGAAACAAATGGGAGAATGAGCTATGAACGATCCGTATAG
- a CDS encoding SoxR reducing system RseC family protein, giving the protein MTQTAQVKQTFPNGTAVVAVVRQGACAHNCSECGGCMTAQQPTVTALAQNTVGAREGELVVVETENANLMGVIAFVYLVPMVLLVAGYLAAQAFGLTQGWCILSSVAAFAVSILMVVALDRSVKRRRALQFRIVRLKSA; this is encoded by the coding sequence ATGACACAGACTGCACAAGTAAAGCAGACCTTCCCAAATGGAACCGCAGTTGTGGCAGTGGTACGCCAGGGGGCCTGTGCCCATAATTGTTCAGAGTGCGGCGGCTGCATGACCGCTCAGCAGCCCACGGTTACCGCTCTGGCCCAAAATACCGTAGGCGCCAGGGAAGGAGAGCTGGTCGTGGTGGAGACGGAAAACGCCAATCTTATGGGAGTTATCGCCTTTGTCTATCTGGTCCCCATGGTTCTTCTGGTGGCCGGATATTTGGCCGCCCAGGCGTTCGGCCTGACGCAGGGCTGGTGCATTTTGTCCTCTGTGGCGGCCTTTGCTGTCAGCATTTTGATGGTGGTGGCCTTGGACCGTTCTGTCAAGCGCCGGAGGGCGCTTCAATTCCGGATCGTCCGGTTAAAGAGCGCCTGA
- a CDS encoding YbbR-like domain-containing protein, with protein sequence MGKKFTESKAFNIILAVLIALALWVYVTAIIGQVGSMTIRNVPITLVGEDVLNSKGLMIDASTKLTVNVGITGGRSALVAIASNSSEFITARLDVSEISEAGEYELPCKLGLENTLTSGVRLDGDSTQTIRVVVTKMLSKTIEVRGNFTGTVKDGYRTNTVEITPSTVRIQGPEALVNQIDYAQVAITGEELTKTVSGEMSFDMISSDGEVLKSNEISSNVNTVSVVLPVVKTLEIPLTVDYIYGGGITEENFARYVEPYVDIQPNTIQISGEESDITPLEGKSITLGKIDLADVVQENQTYTFPIVLASELSNDSGISEATVTISVKGLGTKTVETSNIEVINVPEGFTASAVTQSLQVQVRGPADALETVDGYQLRVVVDLEGETLRQAQFPFQPKIYLDGESTCGVVNGANGYIVVVNIQSQ encoded by the coding sequence ATGGGGAAGAAGTTCACGGAAAGTAAAGCCTTTAATATCATCCTAGCCGTCCTCATCGCCCTTGCGCTATGGGTTTATGTGACCGCCATCATCGGTCAGGTGGGCAGCATGACAATACGGAACGTGCCCATCACCCTGGTGGGTGAAGATGTGCTCAACTCCAAGGGGCTTATGATCGACGCAAGCACCAAGCTGACGGTCAATGTGGGCATCACGGGAGGGCGTTCGGCGCTGGTCGCCATTGCCTCCAACTCCTCGGAGTTCATCACTGCTCGGCTGGATGTGTCCGAGATCAGCGAGGCAGGGGAGTATGAGCTTCCCTGCAAACTGGGACTGGAAAATACGCTTACCAGCGGCGTCCGTCTGGATGGAGACTCGACCCAGACCATTCGGGTAGTCGTTACGAAAATGCTGTCCAAGACCATCGAGGTGCGTGGCAACTTCACCGGTACGGTGAAAGACGGCTATCGCACCAATACGGTGGAGATCACGCCCAGCACGGTGCGGATCCAGGGGCCTGAGGCATTGGTCAATCAAATCGACTACGCGCAGGTCGCCATAACGGGCGAGGAGCTTACAAAGACAGTCAGCGGTGAAATGAGCTTTGACATGATCTCCTCCGATGGGGAAGTGCTGAAGAGCAATGAGATCAGTTCCAATGTAAATACCGTCAGCGTAGTGCTGCCTGTAGTCAAAACGCTGGAGATCCCTCTCACGGTGGATTATATCTATGGCGGAGGCATCACGGAAGAGAACTTTGCGCGATATGTGGAGCCCTACGTTGATATTCAACCCAACACCATTCAGATTTCCGGCGAGGAATCCGACATTACGCCCCTGGAGGGGAAATCCATCACTTTGGGTAAAATCGATTTGGCGGATGTGGTCCAGGAGAATCAGACCTATACCTTCCCCATTGTTCTTGCATCCGAACTCTCCAACGACAGCGGTATCAGTGAGGCCACTGTGACCATCAGTGTCAAGGGCCTGGGGACCAAGACCGTGGAGACTTCGAATATCGAGGTCATCAACGTGCCCGAGGGATTCACCGCGTCGGCCGTGACTCAGTCTCTGCAGGTGCAGGTCCGCGGCCCCGCCGACGCTTTGGAAACTGTGGATGGTTATCAGCTCCGCGTGGTGGTGGACCTCGAGGGTGAGACGCTCCGGCAGGCGCAGTTCCCATTCCAGCCAAAGATCTATTTGGATGGGGAGAGCACCTGTGGGGTGGTCAACGGTGCAAACGGATATATCGTAGTGGTCAATATTCAATCGCAATAG
- the cdaA gene encoding diadenylate cyclase CdaA produces the protein MTELLRGMWQYILTFNISIFDVLDVAIIAYIVYRVLMLVQRSRAAQVAKAILLLLVALGLSYLLQLRVINFVLSRMVEMGTLALVVVFQPEIRRFLEQLGSSRLGDMFSREEAPPDVENAITQTVQAYTSLSKDKVGALMVFERKVPLDDIIKTGTMLDSTVAAELLKNLFWNKAPLHDGAVIVRNGHIVGAGCVLPLSGNVNLSRDLGMRHRAGIGMSENSDAVVAIVSEETGSISVAVNGMLKRHLAPETLERLLRNELLPQEESSSKSSILTSLFKSKKGDKDDGEEVHGK, from the coding sequence ATGACTGAATTGCTGCGGGGGATGTGGCAGTACATCCTGACTTTTAACATTTCCATTTTTGACGTACTCGATGTGGCGATCATCGCCTACATCGTTTATCGCGTATTGATGTTGGTCCAGCGCAGCCGGGCCGCCCAGGTGGCGAAAGCCATTTTACTGCTGCTGGTGGCACTGGGTCTCTCCTACCTGCTGCAGCTCAGAGTGATCAACTTCGTGCTGAGCCGTATGGTAGAGATGGGAACGCTGGCGCTGGTCGTGGTCTTTCAGCCGGAGATCCGCCGTTTCCTAGAGCAGTTGGGCAGCAGCAGGCTGGGGGATATGTTCAGCCGCGAGGAGGCGCCGCCCGACGTGGAGAACGCCATCACACAGACGGTACAGGCATATACGTCCCTCTCTAAGGATAAGGTGGGCGCGCTGATGGTCTTTGAGCGAAAGGTCCCGCTGGACGATATCATCAAAACCGGCACCATGCTGGATTCCACCGTGGCGGCGGAGCTGCTGAAGAATCTTTTCTGGAACAAGGCCCCGCTGCATGACGGCGCGGTGATCGTTCGGAACGGACATATCGTGGGCGCGGGCTGTGTACTGCCGCTGTCCGGGAACGTCAATCTCTCCCGGGACCTGGGGATGCGGCACAGGGCCGGAATCGGCATGAGCGAAAATTCCGACGCGGTAGTCGCCATTGTATCTGAGGAGACGGGATCTATTTCCGTGGCGGTCAACGGTATGCTCAAGCGGCACTTGGCCCCTGAAACTCTGGAGCGGCTTCTGCGCAACGAGCTCCTCCCGCAGGAGGAGTCGTCCTCCAAGTCCTCCATACTGACCTCGCTATTCAAGTCGAAAAAAGGTGACAAAGACGATGGGGAAGAAGTTCACGGAAAGTAA
- a CDS encoding aminotransferase class V-fold PLP-dependent enzyme, translating into MIYLDAAATTLQKPSAVARASGYAMGHMASPGRGGHPPAMLAADTVFACRERAAELFHVREPDDVVFTMNATHGLNIAIKSIVKPGDTVLISGYEHNAVTRPLAAIPNVRVKVATSRLFDPQEILRQFREQLTSEVDCVICNHVSNVFGYVLPVVEIADLCAGRGVPFVLDASQSAGSMPIYMDQLRASFIAMPGHKGLYGPQGTGILLCDHEVIPLLEGGTGSLSARQEMPDFLPDRLEAGTQNVTGIAGLLEGLRFIQRKSPEVILNHERFLAARCADALSALPGVRVFAAPRLFCQAGVLSFQVDGMDCEDVGQALGEQGIAVRSGLHCAPLAHRSAGTLDVGTIRVSFSAFNSSGDVDALAGAVARLPRRQ; encoded by the coding sequence ATGATTTATCTGGACGCAGCAGCGACAACGCTGCAAAAGCCTTCCGCCGTCGCCCGTGCCTCCGGCTACGCTATGGGGCATATGGCAAGCCCGGGCCGTGGAGGCCATCCGCCCGCCATGCTGGCAGCAGACACGGTTTTTGCCTGTCGGGAGCGGGCGGCTGAGCTCTTCCATGTGAGGGAACCCGACGATGTGGTTTTTACCATGAACGCCACCCACGGGCTCAACATTGCCATCAAGTCCATTGTAAAGCCCGGGGACACCGTACTCATCTCCGGTTATGAGCATAATGCGGTCACGCGTCCGCTGGCCGCGATTCCCAATGTGCGCGTGAAGGTGGCCACCTCGCGGCTTTTCGACCCTCAGGAGATTCTGCGCCAGTTCCGTGAGCAGCTCACATCGGAGGTCGACTGCGTCATCTGCAACCATGTCTCCAATGTTTTCGGCTATGTGCTGCCGGTGGTTGAAATTGCCGATCTCTGCGCCGGGAGAGGAGTCCCCTTCGTCCTAGACGCCTCCCAATCCGCAGGGAGCATGCCGATCTACATGGACCAGCTTCGGGCCTCCTTTATCGCCATGCCGGGCCACAAGGGGCTCTACGGTCCCCAGGGGACCGGCATCCTGCTCTGCGATCACGAGGTCATCCCCCTGCTGGAAGGTGGGACCGGGTCGCTGTCTGCCCGCCAGGAGATGCCGGACTTTCTGCCGGATCGGCTGGAGGCCGGAACGCAAAATGTGACCGGGATTGCCGGATTGTTGGAGGGGCTCCGTTTTATCCAGCGCAAAAGCCCCGAGGTGATCCTGAATCATGAAAGATTCCTGGCTGCCCGGTGCGCGGATGCCCTGTCAGCTCTGCCGGGCGTACGCGTCTTTGCGGCGCCCCGCCTCTTCTGCCAGGCGGGGGTGCTCTCCTTTCAGGTGGACGGCATGGACTGTGAAGACGTGGGGCAGGCACTGGGAGAACAGGGGATTGCCGTCCGTTCCGGGCTCCACTGCGCGCCGCTGGCGCACCGCTCCGCAGGGACGCTGGATGTCGGGACCATACGGGTCAGTTTTTCCGCCTTTAACTCCAGCGGAGATGTGGACGCGCTGGCCGGAGCTGTGGCGCGGCTGCCCAGACGCCAATAA
- a CDS encoding DUF3343 domain-containing protein, with the protein MVYYLIICRSLTYAQRTAAVLERAGITARILRSPKSIAGEGCSHAVKVSERRLAEALVLLNRAELKPKRVYITEEDGSYREVGL; encoded by the coding sequence ATGGTCTATTATCTCATTATATGCCGCTCGCTGACCTACGCCCAGCGTACGGCCGCCGTTTTGGAGCGTGCTGGAATTACAGCTCGGATCCTACGTTCTCCCAAAAGCATCGCCGGCGAGGGGTGCAGCCATGCAGTAAAGGTGTCTGAGCGCCGTCTTGCCGAGGCACTGGTGCTCCTCAACCGGGCAGAGCTGAAGCCGAAACGGGTCTATATTACAGAAGAGGACGGAAGCTACCGCGAGGTGGGGCTATGA
- the ispF gene encoding 2-C-methyl-D-erythritol 2,4-cyclodiphosphate synthase, translating to MNAFRIGHGYDVHRLTAGRKLILGGAEVPFDRGLLGHSDADVLTHAVMDALLGAAGLGDIGKLFPDHDPTYAGISSLLLLDRVVERLGEAGYRVGNVDATLVAQQPKLAAFIPQMRQNLAKHLGVPQDQVNVKATTEEGLGFTGAGQGMAAHAVALLECN from the coding sequence GTGAATGCATTTCGGATTGGGCACGGCTATGACGTACACCGCCTGACAGCGGGGAGGAAGCTCATTCTGGGCGGGGCGGAAGTCCCGTTCGACCGGGGACTCCTGGGGCATTCCGATGCTGATGTGCTCACCCACGCCGTCATGGACGCGTTGCTGGGCGCTGCCGGGCTGGGGGATATCGGTAAGCTTTTTCCGGATCATGATCCCACCTATGCGGGGATCTCCAGTCTGCTGCTGCTGGACCGGGTCGTGGAGCGGCTTGGAGAGGCCGGATACCGTGTGGGAAACGTGGATGCTACTCTGGTGGCCCAGCAGCCCAAACTGGCCGCCTTTATCCCACAGATGCGCCAAAATCTGGCCAAGCATTTGGGTGTTCCTCAGGACCAGGTGAATGTGAAAGCCACCACTGAGGAGGGGCTTGGCTTTACGGGTGCGGGCCAGGGAATGGCGGCCCACGCCGTGGCTCTTTTGGAGTGCAACTGA